From the Penaeus vannamei isolate JL-2024 chromosome 37, ASM4276789v1, whole genome shotgun sequence genome, the window acacacacacacacacacacacacatatatatatatatatatatatatatatatatatatatatatatatatatatatatatatacatatatatatatatatatgtatgtatatatatatgcatatatatatacatatatatatatatatatatatacatacatacatacatacatacatacatacacacacacatacacacacacacacacatacacatacacacacacacacacacacacacacacacacacacacacacacacacacacacacacagatatatatatatatatatatatatatatatatatatatagagagagagagagagagagagagagagagagagagagagagagagagagagagagagagagagagagagagggatatatatatatatatatatatatatatatatatatatatatatatatatatatatatatatatatatatatatgcatatatatatatatatatatatatatatatatatatatatatatatatatatatatatatatatatatatatataatattcgtgtgtgtgtgttttgtgtgtacacatgcattttGTGTGTCAGTAAGTGTACATTTCTCCTAATACTAAATATATTTTACTGAATTTTACTAAGGTTTCACCACCGTTTCATCTATATTCTCTATCATTTTCACAGTAAATTGAATACAAAAAGACAGAACcacgtatttcattttattaaggaAAGGTATTATAAAAGCTACAAACAACAATTACGATAAATATAAAGCTGTTGTCAAAGTCACCATCAAAAAATATATGGTAATGGGACAGCAGGTGAAGTTAGTTTGTTGTCTTGGTATTACCGTAggttggatggggtgggggaggggaatttTGGGGTGTTGGGGGacgaggggtggagagagaggggaaggaggggagagaggggaaagggagggggagaaagagggaaaaggaaaagagaggggaggggagaaagagggcagaggaggagaaagagaggaaaagggggagaaggggaaaagtaagagagagagaaaaagggaaaagtaggagaagggaaaagggagaaggagagagagggaaaagggagggggagagagaaggaaaagagagggagcacAGAtatggaaaaagaggggaagagataggagagtgTAAGGTGTAGAAATAGGGCAAAAGGAcgcggagagagaatgggaaaggagaaaaggtggggaatagataagagaaagtgagggtgagCGATGGGGGAAGGAACGGGGAGAGATAGgcggaaggcagggagagagataaggaaaaaagaagggaaggtcaaggataggggagaaggagagatagaagaaaaggagcgggagaaataaggaaaagagaggggaaagggaaggagatgtgagaaaagaaagggagagctagaagaaagggaaggtgacagatggggaagggaggaaaaaggcaggatggaagcggaagagggaaagagagaagggagaataggaggggagaaaggaagagggaaagatgaagtTACAGGGAGTAGGGATGGGAatagcgggggtggggtggggagggagaggagggggaggagagatggcagTTCTGTGCCTATCAAATATCTTTCTCGTAAAACCGTAATAGACTGGATAACGAACCTCTTGCTTGCTCGTCGAATGGGGATCGATCACTTTTCCGTCGGCTTCGGAGGCATTTGAGGGGCATCGGAACGAGATTATAATATTTTCATCTAGGGGGATAAATGTCCAGAAACGGGGAGGCTGAACGGGGAGATTTCGTGGGATAATGAATAGCCAGACTACCGAAAAGTTGGATGAATTTTTATTAAACCAGTCTCGGGTGAACTACATTGTTGATGTATTGTGGGTGCTTCTGTCTGGGGTTGGGGCGGGAGGGTCTGTGAGTCGCGTGAGGCCTGGGGGGGCTGGTGGTGGGCGAAGGGGGGCTCGacgtggggaggggggacgaaCATGCCCTGGGGCGGGGGCAGCGTCGCCGCGAAGTGGGCCGGGTGGCCCTGCGCGGCGGGGTTGAGGGCGCGGGCCGGCAGCGCCTCGCGGGGCTGCGTCGCCGCCAGCTCCGGTACGCCGTGGGGCTGCGGGGCGAGGTCGAGCGTGGTGTGGGGATGCTGGGACACGATGTGGATCTGGGGCTCGGGGTGCAGCTGGCCCGCGGCGTGAGGGTGGGGCGAGGTCCGGTACGCGTGCGCCATGGAGTGCGCCGTCGGGTTCTTGGCCTCGTTCGGGGACTGCGGGTTCGCGTGCTGGTGCTGCACCGAGAGCGTGAGCGGGTCGGGCCGCAGGGCGAGCGGCGGCGAGTCGTGGATGGTGTAGGGGTCGCCGCGGAGGCTGAGGCGCCCGCAGATCGACTCCCGCGACGGCGACTCGATCTCCACCCGCGGCGCCATGCACGTGtcggcctccacctccaccacgttGACTGGGCCTCCGCTCCGGCTGCGGGGGCGGTGGCCGCGGGGGGAGGTGCCCCCGGGCGCGCTGCGGGTGGACGAGCGGCGCGGGAGCGGCGACGACCGGATGGAGGAGCGGCCGGACGTCACCTGCGTCACCACGACGGGCCCCGGCGAGAACGTCGTCAGCAGCTCTGCGGGAGACACGAGGCTCGGGTCAGCGCTCGCAGAGTGGCCGTCACTCGGCGCGAGAAGAAAAGGCGAGGGAGATAAACCAAGAGAATTAGATCACATAAACTCTTATTCACTTGCTACATGTGGAAGGAACTATTGATCACAGCCTCGACTGCCGAAGCCAAGTGACGAACAAATGATATGCAAGTAATATAGTTACAAGAGAAGATCACTCCCGATCCTTGACATGTGTGCCTGTGCCGAATGTCAAAGACACGTATCTTTTTACCAACTAATCTCCCACCGACTCCAACCCACCCATAGATGAATGTACCCATGTCCACTATCAGGCAAAGCCCTaccctctacccacccacccacccaactcaTCCTCACGCCCAATCTACTCAACCCACACGCCCAACCCGAACACACGCTCACCTACACTTAAACCCTACCCACATCTATACTCCAGCCACGCTTATACCCTATCCACACTTATACCCCGTCCACACTTATACCCCACCCACACTTATACCCTATATACACTTATATCCCGCCCACACTTATACTCTATCCATGCTTATATTCCCCAAACTTATACCCTCTCCACACTTATACCCCGCCCACGGTTTTACCCTATCTACACTTATACCCCGCCCACGCTATATACCCCACCCACACCTCCGCCCTCCGaacacgcccgcccacgccccacTCACCTCGCGACGGGTGCCGAGTGCAGGTCTGGTACATGGAGCCCTGAGGGAGCTCCAGCAGCGAGTCCTTCGAGTGGTGGTATTGCTCCGACTTCCCCGGCGACGACGTGTGACCTCGCCTCGCCCTGCAGGTCACGACCACTGCCACGACGATAGCTACGCCCACCACCACGCCCACGACTCCGGCGACCACGACGCTGACCTGAGGGCCTCCGCCGCCCCCCGCCGCGACGGTGGGCGCCACTTCAGAGACTTTGTTGACTGcttgagggagaaaagaaggcgtTGGTCAGGGGTGGAAGAGGCTCCTGTTCCTCGTCTCGTTTGCATCGCTTGTcagtccttctatctatctatctgtctactttgtGTATCTGTTCGTGTTTCTATCGAGCTGTCTATCTCGAGAGACGGCTGGGTCATGTTGTGTATGATACGAGTACGTGTGTGCAGTATATCATTCATTCAGAATGGATTAGATTGCAAATTGGTCTGGGTACGAGTTTGTCAGGTGGATTTATCTACTGCGGTACTCACACAactacgcacatgcacacacacacacacacacacatacaggcacacacacatgcacacacacacacacacacacacacacacacacatacgctccaAACACgcccaaaagcacacacacacaaacttcttcctcccccccccattccccacatacacatcccctccaacccccaacccccatcccttccccacacaacccccatcccctccccatactCACAGTTCACGGACACATCCTTCGGGAGAACCTGCTGTGGCTTCGGCGTGTGGGTCTTGAGCAACAGCGTCCTCTCCTCACCGCGGCCCTTGGCGTGGGAGGCGTACATGGTCAGCACGTAGTCCTGCTCGGGTGACAGCTCCGTCAGCACGAATCGCGGCTCGCTCTTGTTGTGCGCTGACACCAGGCGGTTCCCCTCACGCACCTGCAAGGGGAGGGGCGGTCATGGCGagaaggggctggaggggaggggggtggagcctaggggagggggagggtcgatTCGTACCTGTCTTTCGCTTGAAGAATCTATCGAttgatctgtctgtatatctaccaggttgtctatctttctgtctctctgtataacTACCAggttctctatatctctatctgtctgtctatctttctgtctgtacttttatctgtctgtatgtctatgtatctatctgtctatctatctatctgtttttctatctatctacccatgcaTGCAACGATCTCCCAACCTTACccatttctttgtccatctgtttaGCAAAAAGATGAATACGTATGAAAATATAAACTGCAAGTAATTCCATATatgttgacagacagacacgcactgtaaatatgcaaatacacTGATTCATCGAAATAGACAAGCTCATAGATTCGTGGTAACAGAGAGATAGAATTCGTGTAAGTCATCATCTTTCAAATCCGGTCACTTACATTTTCTTTAAGCTCCATTCTAGGGGGGTCTAATCTATACTCAGGCTTGAAAATATCTGCATTGCACTTTACAAATTTAGTCACGCATAAACATGTGCAATAGTGTTTTCTCTGTATTCCAGGAGTATGATCAATTTCAACTTCCTGTGAATATTTTCCAGGGAACCGATACGTAACATTGGCTGATGCATGggcttacataaaaaaaagaaaaaaaatccttgctatattcaatatttatatgaattacaAATGTAGTTTAGCCTCGATTTTTTACCTTTATTCACAGGCTTATTGCATGGGCTATGAATACGAAAGGAAGAAATTAGCATACATaccttttaatttatctatttatctatctacttgtgtCCGTCTGTTTTCAATGTATttcactctatatatctatctatctgtctgtttatctacataGACCTGTCTAATAATCAATATTTGGCTATCTGTCTgccgatttatctatctgtttgcctgcctgtcgATCCTCATGGCTCTCCGtctgtatacctgtctatctatttatctgtctgtctgtttgtctgtctgtctgtatgtttgtcactctatctatttatttattagtctATCTTTTtacttacctgtctgtctgttctcatgtcagtatatctgtctgtctgtctgtctgtctatcaacacAACCGAAATAGATAAAATCATGAACACTAATGAACCAAACTGACAGAAACCCGAAGCATCGAAGCGTCGGCGGGACTCACCTCGATGTGGTAGAGCTGCGGTAGGACCGACATCGAAGACCCCGGCGAACAGGTCACGGTAGCAGAGTCTGTGGTGACGTCGTGGTAGTGGCAGCCTTCGAGGGCGCCTGGGGGTTCTGTGAGGGAGGAAAACACGCCAGAAGGTCATCCTTGAGTGCATCTGTGAGAGACTGTGCTTTGGGTATGCTTCATGGGTTATGAATCATGTTTCGAAGCTAGGGTTCGAGGGAGAGTTATGGGCGCTTAGAGGATGGAGGTCTGTGGGTGGAGATACTGAAACACTACGACTTAATATTTACGAGTTAGAGCGTCCTCTTTCTACCCGCTCTTCCCCTTTCAATTCATCCCGTGTGGAGCCAAATTGGTTCGTgactcccccacctacccacccacccaaacacccccaccccccacgctgACGCTTTTCTTTTGACTTTGAATAATCTACAAGCCTTTGGACAAATCTCGTTGGCGCTCATTCATCATAAGCTTTGATGTTTGAGGCGATAATATCCTCTTTGGCGCTAGTCGGCGACAAAGGCGACAAACACAATTGAGATTCGCTCTGCATTAGTATTCGGTCGACGCCGCTGCCTCTGTCGGGCGCATTCCACGTTGCAATGCGCACCGAAAGCTGTTTATGAGCCCGGGAAGCTGAGCGTCGGCAGCGAGCTCTCTCCGCCGTGATGAGCGCTTCATGCCTCCATTATGTGCTGGCGATGGCCATGCTCTCCCCCACTTAATCCCGGCCTCGAAGCCTCTCATCGGATCGGATTGAAGCCTCATCCCTCGGGGCCAGGGCGGAGTGCAGCCCGCTTGTGCAGGGCGTTCGTGCGCGGCCGCGAGGGTGGTGGAAGGGCCTCTCCACGCCGGATCTCCCTCTCTtgatctccctcacttccctgaTAATTGCTGGCTCTGGACACGCGAGAGGTCTTGCAGCGGGATTTACAGGAGGCTTCCTCCGCCTAAAAAGCCTTTGTTCACAAGATAATTAGTCCCTGCGGAGAATCAGTgcgttaatgatggtaattagcGAATCCGAAGGTCagatcccccttttctctcccccctccggcCTGGTAGACAGCTCCCTCGCCACCAAACCGCTTGTTATTGTCTGCAAACCATGAATTGTTATCCCGCAGGCGAAGGTCAAATGCCAATAGTCTGCCGCGCCCCCCGGCCGGCGCCCTCGGCCCTCTCATTAAGTCTCCTCCGCCTCGTTCCTTCTTCGCCGCCGTCGTGACCGTGGAATGAGGCAGGGCCCTAGATCAAGCTCATTAACGGCGTGACTGACTCGTTATCCGTGTACTAcgaggcaaaggagaaagagtCATTAGTTGTGAATAAAGCGAAAGAAACATTATTTTGTGGCTTAATTCCCATGGCAGGGGGGGCACGGACAGCCATCGTTGTGGGTGCGTGTGCTTCTTTGTCTGAGGACTTTGTTTGGAGATTTTGTAATATATGTTCTTATGTACCTGTGGCGCCTttgcttgcgcgcgcgcgcgcgtgtgtgtgtgtgtgtgcatgttgttcTGCAATGTCTGTATGCAAATTTCCAACGTCGCTCATCCTCCACCGCATGTCCATTAGCGATCATGTTTGCCCACCGCGCGCCCCATCGCCGCCTCCGTCAGCGCGCCTAAATTCCCGGCCATCAGACCGGCTTCGCTTCCATCCCCGGTAACTGCCCTCTGCCCGCCGGGATCCTCTCCTCCTAATGGCCGCAATCACCCCGACCGCCGCCCGAAACCCTCAGGGAATAACGACCCGCCTCGCCCTTACCTACGAGCGTGATGGCGAAGACGCACGGGCGGTCGGCGGGCCCCACCTCGTTGGACGGCTGGCACTCCGCCCGCTGCCGCCCGTGGGAGCTGTTGCCGGCCACCACCGCGCCCCGAGAGGTCAGCCCGTTGTCGACGTGACGCAGAGGCTCCCGAatctgaagaggaaaggaaaagggggaaatattcACGCAAACCGAGGACCTTCGTCACGCTGGAAAGGAGGTTTGGGGAAAAGATGCTGTGGGTTGAACgggaaaggtagatagattagatttAAGATTTAtttctaattccatttgttaaaatggatattctttgctgtgacatactgtctattttattttgcttccaaatctccccgtgtgtgcaaggaatggccggggttaccattcactggtagccCGCagaattgaacgcaggtccgcaagattacAGCTGCGCCACACAGCACACTAAGGGATAGCATGGCGTCTaatcaaaaaagaataaaagggaggtATGTGttataaattagttttttttagaTTACCATTAAGCAAAAGTTTATGCATAATTATACTGTTTGCCTTTATAGACTCACTATCGGACATTATGTCTATCTGAAGAGGCTACTTCCGAAGTAACCACAACACCTGCCTTACCCTTTCCGatacaagacgaaaaaaaaagccaCTCCCAAATCCTGGCCACTCCTACcccatcgccctccctccctctcccctgacctGACCCACAGCCCCCCAGGACtcaccatttcccttccttcggcGACCGTGATGCTCTCCCACTCGTAGGAGACCTGAGGCGGCGACGCCCTCACGCGGCACTCCATCTCGACCTCCTCGCCGACGGCCGCCAGGATCTCTCGAGCTCCTTCCCATTCACACACGGGGGCGtctgcgggggggagaggggggcggccGCGCCCTTTGTAGTCGGGGTCTCGAGAGGCTCGCTTACAATGCtcaggtgcgtgtttgtgtgtgtgagagagaaagaaagagagaaagagaaaaaaagcgagaaagagaaagaaggagagaaagagagagagaaaaaaaagtgtataaaatgaaaaatatatgtgtgtatacagacatacataaatacatacatatatatatatatatatatatatatatatatatatatatatatatatatatatatatatatatatatatgtgtatatatatatacaggtgtgtatgtaagtgtgtgtatgtgtgtgtgtgtgtgtgtatatatatatatatatatatatatatatatatatatatatatacatatatatatatatatatatatatatatatatatatatatatatatatatatgtgtgtgtgtgtgtgtgtgtgtgtgtgtgtgtgtgtgtgtgtgtgtgtgtgtgtgtgtgtgtgtatgtatgtgtgtgcatgtgtatgtatatgtatgtatgtatgtatgtatatatatatatatatatatatatatatatatatatatatatatatatatatatatatttatgtatatacttatatatatatatatatatatatatatatatatatatatatatatatatatatatatatatatatatatgtgtgtatatatatatatacgcatatgtgtgtgtgtgtatacatatattaacacacacacacacacacacatttatatatttacatacatatatatatatatatatatatatatatatatatatatatatatatatatatatatatatatatatatatgtatatatatatatatgtatatatatatgtatatataaatacacacaaatatataaaccttacacacgcacttacagaacaatatacatcacacacacacaccctcagatCTACACAAAAATCACACGCGAATCAGACACGAGGCAGAAGCCGGGCGAGCGAAGGAAGGGCCGCCCgccgagaaacgaagaaaaaaaaaaaacataaaaaaaataaaaaaacattaaaaagaaaaacgtaaaaaagcGAGCAGTGAAGAGCGGGCGAAGGAGGAAAGGCAtttgcgagagagagcgaagagtcacgcagaatagacagagaggaaagacgtAAGTGGCAGCCAGGGAAGGGGTGTCTTGAGAAAGAgggcagaaagaaggaaggaaggaaggaagagggatgatgaagataaagttaGGGAGAAATgccaagagggaaaaaaggaaatgatacgTGGATACATCAAGAAGGATGTAAGCTTTAAGAGAGAAGTTCTCGGGATAAATtcaataaaagattttttttttctgttgggggggggaaggtgcggGGAAATTCTCCAAGAGGAATATCgtttttgaaaaataaatacGAGTATTGAAAAGTGTCTATATtgaaagatattcatatatgcctGTTATGAAAATGTatcaataaccataaaaatacgCCATAAGAAAAACTAAGAAATGGAAAAATTGAAACAACAAAAGTCTTCGACcgaagaaaagggtgaaagaaaaattgagagagagagagagagagagagagagagagagagagagagagagagagagagagagagagagagagaaagaaagaaagagagagagagagagagagagagagagagaaaagaaaaaaagcataaaaagaaaaaagaaaagaaaaagaagaagcaggttaaagaaatagaagagagttaaaaagaaaaaaggaaagaaaaaataaaaacaaatatcaaaagaataataaaaataatatcaaaacaaaaagacaagaaccgaaaataaaaaaacaaaactaaaaacaaaaataaaccaacgaacaagaagaagaaaaagtcaaagaaaaagaaagaaagacaaaaaaaagccaaaaaaaaactaaaccaacaaacaaaaaaaaagtcaaagaaaagaaagagagataaaaaaaaaagaaaaaagaatcgccCAACTTACAGTCGATATGGAGCGCCACGGCATTGCTCTGGCCGTCTCCCTCGGGGTTGGACGCGAGGCAAGTGTAGAGGCCGGCGTCCTTGTGG encodes:
- the LOC113809441 gene encoding protein turtle homolog B, translating into MTLPIRSPLDETIPGGRSPLDELGRAPLVAVYAVRGQTARLPCNLTAPPEDPVILVLWYKNGTKTPVFSVDSRSRALQEGSNTRASDLFRGRATFQQQPWSWVLVVQQVEYSDQGEYRCRLDFQSSPTHNGRVQLHVVDLPRKLRIFTSGGAQVEGLVSVQESHPLTLSCRATGGEPLPNVTWWSGSNSLDLEVEERQLTSSLTAAPTSLSAPYVTNTLHLPAVTHAHLTQNLTCRAANTPVLPPLSATVMLKQIDSNLSVHMTAPTGKLSGGREYDVKCEASGVRPPPTLTWWLRGQHLTHNIDVQSLGVDSTVSLLRLLATAGDDNGLLECRATAPTLPHVTASASAKLTVHYVPEATISIDGVGGLASGGTGAAGFRAGDSATLKCTARANPPAYNQTFMFNGRPLRRESVVKSGLTESSITLLQLTHKDAGLYTCLASNPEGDGQSNAVALHIDYAPVCEWEGAREILAAVGEEVEMECRVRASPPQVSYEWESITVAEGREMIREPLRHVDNGLTSRGAVVAGNSSHGRQRAECQPSNEVGPADRPCVFAITLVEPPGALEGCHYHDVTTDSATVTCSPGSSMSVLPQLYHIEVREGNRLVSAHNKSEPRFVLTELSPEQDYVLTMYASHAKGRGEERTLLLKTHTPKPQQVLPKDVSVNSVNKVSEVAPTVAAGGGGGPQVSVVVAGVVGVVVGVAIVVAVVVTCRARRGHTSSPGKSEQYHHSKDSLLELPQGSMYQTCTRHPSRELLTTFSPGPVVVTQVTSGRSSIRSSPLPRRSSTRSAPGGTSPRGHRPRSRSGGPVNVVEVEADTCMAPRVEIESPSRESICGRLSLRGDPYTIHDSPPLALRPDPLTLSVQHQHANPQSPNEAKNPTAHSMAHAYRTSPHPHAAGQLHPEPQIHIVSQHPHTTLDLAPQPHGVPELAATQPREALPARALNPAAQGHPAHFAATLPPPQGMFVPPPHVEPPFAHHQPPQASRDSQTLPPQPQTEAPTIHQQCSSPETGLIKIHPTFR